The following proteins are encoded in a genomic region of Oncorhynchus kisutch isolate 150728-3 linkage group LG4, Okis_V2, whole genome shotgun sequence:
- the LOC109889464 gene encoding LOW QUALITY PROTEIN: E3 ubiquitin-protein ligase TRIM47 (The sequence of the model RefSeq protein was modified relative to this genomic sequence to represent the inferred CDS: inserted 1 base in 1 codon): MAEATLGQDPFCCSICLDVLKDPVTTACGHSYCMGCIKGCWDQEDLKGVYSCPLCMESFIPRPVLRKNILLVELMEKQKKTGLKSAPPALCYAGPRDVECDFCTRRKLKAVKSCLVCLASYCETHLQPHFESPAFQKHKLVKASTQLEEKICSHHDKPLEVYCRTDQQCICYLCTMNEHKGHDTAAAERTEKQKQLVENQQKSQQRIQQKEKEMQELRQAVVSLKLSAQVAVEDSERIFTELICSIERRNSEVKQQITAQENAEVSRAKRQLEQLEQEIAELRRRDAELEQLSHTEDHIHFFQSFQSLCVPPGSDALPSISVNPHISFHLVNNFVSEVTEQLEDICKKEIAKLSWEAPPSDYFMDAIPHTSYYNSNQLAGRRPSPRWITQQQYFQNMQATFSTVRPNVSHMVTPHRMPAQATPAVTPVHMPQYKYAAGVRKPSYIHTLPQVVKQQPAVHVQDQEPLTASKLAAAPPQEQKEMLGQRLYPLIQNMHPSLAGXDHWHVAGD, encoded by the exons ATGGCAGAGGCAACTTTGGGTCAGGATCCCTTCTGCTGTTCAATCTGTCTGGATGTACTGAAGGATCCAGTGACTACTGCCTGTGGACACAGTTACTGTATGGGCTGCATTAAGGGCTGCTGGGATCAGGAAGATCTGAAAGGTGTCTACAGCTGTCCACTGTGCATGGAAAGCTTCATCCCAAGACCTGTTTTGAGGAAAAACATCTTATTGGTTGAATTAATGGAGAAACAGAAGAAGACAGGATTAAAATCTGCTCCTCCAGCTCTCTGTTATGCTGGACCTAGAGATGTGGAGTGTGATTTCTGCACTAGGAGGAAACTCAAAGCTGTCAAGTCTTGCCTGGTGTGTCTGGCATCTTACTGTGAGACTCACCTCCAGCCTCACTTTGAATCCCCTGCCTTTCAGAAGCACAAGCTGGTCAAAGCCTCCACACAACTAGAGGAGAAGATCTGCTCTCATCATGACAAACCACTGGAGGTTTACTGCCGTACCGATCAGCAGTGTATCTGTTATCTGTGTACAATGAATGAACATAAAGGCCATGATACAGCTGCAGCAGAAAGGACTGAGAAACAG AAACAGTTGGTAGAGAATCAGCAGAAATCCCAGCAGAGAATCCAgcagaaagagaaggagatgcAGGAGCTGAGACAGGCTGTGGTCTCTCTGAAG cTCTCTGCACAGGTAGCGGTGGAGGACAGTGAGAGGATTTTTACTGAGCTGATCTGTTCCATTGAAAGAAGGAACTCTGAGGTGAAGCAACAGATAACAGCCCAGGAAAATGCTGAAGTGAGTCGGGCTAAAAGGCAGCTGGAGCAGCTGGAGCAGGAGATAGCTgagctgaggaggagagatgctgAGCTGGAGCAGCTTTCACACACAGAGGATCACATCCATTTCTTCCAG agttttcagtctctctgtgtccctcctgGATCTGATGCCTTACCCAGCATATCTGTCAATCCACACATATCTTTTCATCTTGTGAATAATTTTGTATCTGAGGTGACAGAACAACTAGAGGATATCTGCAAGAAGGAAATTGCCAAACTATCATGGGAAG CACCTCCCTCTGACTACTTCATGGATGCCATTCCACATACTTCTTATTACAATTCCAACCAATTGGCAGGCCGGAGACCCAGCCCTCGCTGGATAACCCAACAACAATATTTTCAGAACATGCAAGCGACCTTCAGCACTGTGAGGCCCAATGTGTCTCACATGGTGACCCCTCATCGCATGCCTGCTCAGGCTACACCTGCTGTAACCCCAGTGCACATGCCTCAGTACAAGTATGCTGCAGGAGTGCGCAAGCCTTCATACATTCATACACTTCCCCAGGTTGTTAAGCAGCAGCCTGCTGTCCATGTGCAGGACCAGGAGCCTCTGACTGCCTCCAAGCTGGCTGCTGCTCCTCCTCAGGAACAGAAGGAAATGCTGGGTCAACGCCTCTACCCGCTCATCCAGAACATGCACCCCAGTCTGGCAG AAGATCACTGGCATGTTGCTGGAGATTGA